In a single window of the Magnolia sinica isolate HGM2019 chromosome 7, MsV1, whole genome shotgun sequence genome:
- the LOC131250868 gene encoding glucan endo-1,3-beta-glucosidase-like, with protein MASFTESGCLSKLATMLLIGALMGNFEIAGAQSIGICYGMQGDNLPSKPDVIQLYKSNNIQRMRIYDPDQEALQALRGSDIEVIVGVPNDQLQNMADPTAANDWVQANIVTYRSDVKFRYINVGNEVFPDPATQSYDRASQVLPAMRNIYNAIQSVGLQDQIKVSTAVYSSVLGKSYPPSETTFNGDAAQYMGPIVNFLVETGAPLLANVYPYFSKKFGPDIDLSYALFTSTAVNSEGYRNLFDAMVDALYAAVEKVGGSSVKIVVSESGWPSAGSDLATKENAQTYNQNLIGHVAQGTPKRPGPIETYVFAMFNENKKHGEEEERNFGLFNPDKSPVYPISFN; from the exons ATGGCTTCCTTCACTGAAAGTGGCTGCCTTTCCAAGCTTGCTACAATGCTTCTTATTGGAGCACTGATGGGGAACTTTGAAAtagcag GTGCACAATCCATTGGCATATGTTATGGAATGCAGGGTGATAACTTACCTTCAAAACCTGATGTAATTCAACTTTATAAATCTAACAACATCCAACGGATGAGAATCTACGATCCAGATCAAGAAGCACTCCAGGCCCTTAGGGGGTCCGACATCGAGGTCATCGTGGGCGTCCCCAACGACCAGCTGCAAAATATGGCAGATCCAACGGCTGCAAACGACTGGGTCCAGGCTAACATAGTAACCTACCGTTCTGATGTCAAATTCCGATACATTAATGTTGGTAATGAGGTATTCCCTGATCCAGCGACGCAAAGCTATGATCGTGCATCTCAGGTGCTTCCAGCCATGAGAAACATCTACAACGCAATCCAATCGGTGGGCCTACAAGATCAGATCAAAGTATCCACAGCCGTCTATTCATCCGTCCTTGGAAAATCCTACCCTCCATCCGAGACTACCTTCAACGGTGATGCGGCCCAGTACATGGGGCCCATCGTTAATTTTCTAGTGGAAACAGGGGCCCCACTCCTAGCTAATGTATACCCCTACTTCAGTAAGAAATTCGGCCCTGATATCGACCTTTCCTATGCTTTGTTTACATCCACAGCCGTTAATTCGGAGGGGTACCGAAACCTTTTTGATGCTATGGTGGATGCACTCTACGCTGCTGTAGAGAAAGTAGGTGGTTCATCTGTTAAGATCGTGGTATCGGAGAGCGGCTGGCCGTCCGCTGGGTCGGACTTGGCTACCAAGGAAAATGCTCAGACGTACAATCAAAATCTGATCGGCCACGTGGCACAAGGTACACCGAAGAGGCCTGGGCCCATTGAGACTTATGTGTTTGCTATGTTCAATGAAAATAAAAAGCATGGTGAAGAGGAGGAAAGGAACTTTGGGCTGTTTAACCCAGATAAAAGCCCTGTGTACCCTATCAGCTTCAATTAG